From Nitrospira sp., a single genomic window includes:
- a CDS encoding choice-of-anchor I family protein, with protein sequence MKIEQVFVGIGLLSVMGLPLLAQASDSKSITLKQIGRYSAGASTNPDEPRAEITAFDPQSKRLFSINLNLRQLDVLDLSAPESPVLVQTVPLGGKPNSVAVRRGIVAVALEGAQKTDPGCVKLFNASGAFLNQLTVGALPDMLTFSPNGRWLLIANEGEPNSYNQTDSVDPDGSVSVIDMRGDVTALTQLDVRTAGFSTAIPQENSSSIRIFGPNATLAKDLEPEYITISKDSKTAWVTLQENNAIGILDIPSATFTKIVGLGFKDHSLAGNTLDASDRDTPGSSNAGIINIRNWPVLGMYQPDSIASYRVKGRTYLVMANEGDARDYTGFTEETRVGSLSLDAAAFAAQGYPDVTTGAAGLRNNDNLGRLTVTNTLGNTDADADFEKLYVFGARSFSIRKADGGLVYDSGDDLEQRTAALVPTTFNSNGAVDTFDTRSDNKGPEPEGLALGKVAGRTYAFIGLERTGGVMVYDISKPEAPQFVTYANTTPTDLSPEGLIFIKRKDSPNSKPLLVVSHEVSNTVTIFEIDCVSNEDDGDEEDDESDR encoded by the coding sequence ATGAAGATCGAACAGGTGTTCGTCGGAATAGGACTACTCAGCGTGATGGGGCTGCCGTTGCTCGCACAGGCGTCGGACTCGAAATCCATCACGCTGAAACAGATCGGCCGGTACAGCGCGGGCGCCAGCACGAACCCAGACGAACCACGCGCAGAAATCACCGCCTTCGATCCGCAGTCGAAGCGGTTGTTCAGCATCAATCTGAATCTGCGCCAGCTCGACGTGCTCGACCTGAGCGCGCCGGAATCGCCCGTCCTCGTACAGACGGTTCCGCTCGGCGGGAAACCTAACAGCGTGGCCGTGCGCCGAGGCATTGTCGCCGTCGCCCTTGAAGGCGCGCAGAAGACCGATCCGGGCTGCGTGAAGTTATTCAACGCGAGCGGCGCGTTCCTCAACCAGCTCACGGTCGGCGCCCTGCCGGATATGCTCACCTTCTCGCCCAATGGCCGTTGGCTGCTCATCGCCAATGAGGGCGAACCGAACAGCTACAATCAGACGGACAGCGTGGACCCGGACGGGTCGGTCAGCGTGATCGACATGCGCGGGGACGTCACCGCCCTCACTCAGCTCGATGTCCGGACCGCCGGATTCAGCACGGCCATTCCACAGGAGAATTCTTCTAGCATCAGGATCTTCGGCCCCAATGCGACGCTCGCCAAGGACCTCGAACCGGAATACATCACCATCTCCAAAGACTCGAAGACGGCTTGGGTCACGCTGCAGGAGAATAATGCGATCGGCATCCTCGATATTCCCTCCGCCACCTTCACCAAGATCGTCGGGCTCGGCTTCAAAGATCACTCCCTGGCCGGGAACACGCTCGATGCCAGCGACCGCGACACCCCTGGTTCGAGCAACGCCGGGATCATCAACATCAGGAACTGGCCGGTGCTCGGCATGTATCAGCCCGACAGCATCGCGTCCTATCGCGTGAAGGGCCGGACCTATCTCGTCATGGCCAATGAAGGCGATGCCAGGGACTACACCGGCTTCACGGAAGAGACCCGCGTCGGGTCCCTCTCGCTCGACGCCGCAGCTTTTGCCGCGCAAGGATATCCTGACGTGACCACCGGGGCGGCCGGCCTCCGCAACAACGACAACCTCGGACGGCTGACCGTCACCAATACCCTCGGCAACACCGATGCCGACGCCGACTTCGAGAAACTCTACGTGTTCGGCGCCCGGTCGTTCAGCATCCGCAAAGCTGACGGCGGGCTCGTCTACGACAGCGGCGACGATCTCGAACAGCGGACGGCGGCATTAGTTCCGACGACGTTCAATTCCAACGGCGCCGTCGACACCTTCGATACCAGAAGCGACAACAAGGGGCCGGAGCCGGAAGGGCTCGCGCTCGGCAAAGTCGCCGGACGAACCTATGCATTCATCGGCCTGGAGCGGACTGGCGGTGTCATGGTCTACGATATCTCTAAACCAGAAGCGCCGCAGTTCGTCACCTATGCCAACACCACGCCCACAGACCTATCACCTGAAGGCTTGATCTTCATCAAGCGGAAAGACAGCCCGAACAGCAAGCCGCTGCTGGTCGTCTCGCACGAAGTCAGCAATACTGTCACCATCTTCGAAATCGATTGTGTGTCTAACGAAGACGACGGCGACGAAGAAGACGACGAGAGCGATCGCTAG
- a CDS encoding OmpA family protein, producing MISRTFDAAVLCSLLVAAAACSQPTIRAAGEFRQPAPGASLQDDETEQIVPEPIVGRELPQASVRRMEEEHRMEQAGTAAAGLRDAFFAYDSWDLDKENMRALTENANWLLAHRDTRLRIEGHCDERGSTAYNLVLGERRALAVREFLTDLGVATQRLAIMSYGESQPVCREPRESCYRENRRGHLVVKP from the coding sequence ATGATATCGCGCACATTCGACGCTGCCGTGCTGTGCAGTCTCCTCGTCGCGGCGGCGGCCTGTTCTCAACCGACGATCCGTGCCGCCGGCGAATTTCGGCAGCCGGCCCCCGGTGCATCCCTGCAGGATGATGAGACCGAACAGATCGTCCCGGAACCGATCGTGGGCCGGGAACTCCCGCAAGCCTCGGTCAGGCGGATGGAGGAGGAGCATCGAATGGAACAGGCCGGCACTGCGGCGGCGGGGCTGCGGGATGCCTTCTTCGCCTACGACAGCTGGGATCTGGATAAGGAAAACATGCGGGCCCTGACGGAAAACGCGAACTGGCTGTTGGCGCACCGCGACACGCGGCTGCGCATCGAAGGCCACTGCGACGAACGAGGCAGCACCGCCTACAACCTGGTCTTGGGCGAGCGCCGCGCGCTGGCGGTGCGGGAATTCTTGACGGATCTCGGCGTCGCAACTCAACGACTGGCAATCATGTCGTACGGCGAATCCCAGCCGGTCTGTCGGGAGCCGCGCGAGTCCTGCTACCGGGAGAACCGCCGGGGGCATCTCGTCGTCAAACCCTGA
- the ppk1 gene encoding polyphosphate kinase 1 gives MPTDVRLKIDPLPLNPLVRKERYAMDLTDPSLYINRELSWVRFDERVLEEALDQRHPLLERLKFLSIFSSNLDEFFMIRMSGLYWQQQTGSVEAPPDGRTPEEQILAVHQALAPLLARQMACWKDDLLPKFRETGIQAQPLSEIPSEAIARLRDYFKSAILPALTPLAFDAAHPFPHISNLCMNLAIVVHDGEDHERFARLKVPRLFPRLLPVPREVQPASGSDGNPGSFVWIEDVIAANLDLLFPGCRVATAYPFRVTRDADPDIEADEAADLLQAIQESLRQRHFGSAVRLEVSAAMPEQIREILAKNLHLGPDQIDAVDGPLGMADLIELTKLDRPDLKDAPLLQKVSPLMARQDLFTVMQERDLLLYHPYDSFQPVVDLLRNAAADPQVLAIKITLYRVGLASPIVQALMQARDNGKEVTALVELRARFDEENNIQWSKELERAGVHVAYGLVGLKTHAKMCLIVRREDHGLARYVHLSTGNYNPATARVYTDLALLTSNPAIASDVAMLFNALTGYAGEHPYRCLMVAPSGVRSGMLERIERVTAQHRQTGQGYIALKLNALTDPACIQALYRASQAGVTVDLQIRGVCGLRPGVPGVSERITVTSLVGRFLEHSRIFYFRFDREEEELWMGSADLMPRNLDGRVEAVFPIEAAHLRQAIRDDILFPHLRDTAHLRRMNEQGLYERVAPQPDEAPLDSQQQMLERAGSWNQTPHER, from the coding sequence GTGCCGACCGATGTTCGACTAAAGATTGATCCCCTACCGTTGAACCCTCTAGTCAGAAAAGAACGATACGCGATGGATCTGACCGACCCGTCTCTCTACATCAACCGAGAACTGAGCTGGGTGCGTTTCGACGAACGCGTGCTCGAAGAGGCGCTCGATCAGCGCCATCCCCTCCTTGAACGGCTGAAATTCCTCTCCATCTTCAGCAGCAATCTGGATGAGTTCTTTATGATCCGGATGTCCGGGCTCTACTGGCAGCAGCAGACCGGCTCCGTCGAAGCCCCGCCGGACGGCCGCACGCCAGAAGAGCAGATTCTGGCAGTTCACCAGGCTCTCGCCCCCCTCCTGGCCAGGCAGATGGCCTGCTGGAAAGACGACCTACTGCCGAAGTTCCGCGAGACAGGCATTCAGGCACAGCCACTCTCTGAGATCCCGAGTGAAGCGATCGCGCGACTCCGGGACTATTTCAAATCCGCCATTCTCCCGGCCCTGACCCCGCTGGCCTTCGACGCCGCCCATCCCTTTCCCCATATTTCCAATTTGTGCATGAACCTCGCCATCGTGGTGCACGACGGCGAGGACCATGAACGGTTCGCGCGCCTGAAGGTCCCGCGCCTTTTTCCACGTCTTCTCCCTGTGCCACGTGAAGTCCAACCGGCGAGCGGCTCCGACGGAAACCCCGGCAGTTTTGTCTGGATCGAAGACGTCATCGCCGCCAATCTGGATCTCCTGTTTCCCGGCTGCCGCGTCGCGACGGCTTATCCCTTCCGGGTCACACGCGACGCAGACCCCGATATCGAAGCGGACGAAGCGGCCGACCTTCTGCAAGCCATTCAGGAAAGCCTTCGTCAACGGCATTTCGGTTCCGCCGTGCGCCTGGAAGTCAGCGCGGCGATGCCGGAACAGATCCGGGAGATTCTGGCGAAGAATCTGCATCTCGGCCCCGACCAGATCGACGCCGTGGACGGCCCTCTCGGCATGGCCGATCTCATCGAACTCACCAAGCTGGACCGGCCCGATCTGAAAGATGCACCGCTGCTGCAGAAAGTCTCACCGCTCATGGCGCGCCAGGATCTCTTCACCGTCATGCAAGAACGCGATCTGCTACTCTATCATCCCTACGACAGCTTCCAGCCGGTGGTCGACCTTCTCCGTAATGCGGCAGCCGATCCTCAGGTCTTGGCCATCAAGATCACCCTGTATCGGGTCGGGCTTGCTTCGCCCATCGTGCAGGCCCTCATGCAGGCGCGGGACAACGGGAAAGAGGTCACCGCCCTGGTCGAGCTACGGGCCCGCTTCGACGAAGAAAATAACATTCAATGGTCCAAAGAATTGGAACGGGCGGGCGTGCACGTCGCGTACGGACTGGTCGGGTTGAAGACCCATGCCAAGATGTGCCTGATTGTGCGCCGTGAGGATCACGGGCTCGCCCGATATGTTCATCTCAGCACCGGCAACTACAATCCTGCGACCGCGCGCGTCTACACCGACCTCGCGCTCCTGACCAGTAATCCAGCCATCGCCTCCGACGTCGCCATGCTCTTCAACGCGTTGACCGGGTACGCCGGGGAACATCCCTATCGCTGCCTGATGGTCGCCCCAAGCGGAGTGCGCAGCGGCATGCTCGAGCGGATCGAACGGGTTACGGCTCAACACCGGCAGACAGGACAGGGTTACATTGCCTTGAAGCTCAACGCCCTCACCGATCCGGCCTGCATTCAAGCCCTTTATCGCGCCTCTCAGGCGGGCGTCACTGTCGATCTGCAAATCCGAGGCGTCTGCGGACTGCGTCCCGGCGTCCCCGGCGTCAGCGAACGGATTACGGTCACGTCGCTGGTAGGCCGCTTTCTCGAACACAGCCGGATTTTCTATTTCCGGTTCGACCGGGAAGAAGAGGAGCTATGGATGGGGAGCGCCGATCTCATGCCGCGCAATCTGGATGGTCGTGTCGAAGCGGTGTTCCCGATCGAAGCCGCGCACCTGCGCCAGGCCATCCGTGACGATATTCTATTCCCGCATTTACGCGACACGGCGCACCTGCGCCGGATGAATGAGCAGGGCTTGTACGAACGCGTGGCACCGCAGCCGGATGAAGCGCCGCTCGACTCCCAGCAGCAAATGCTGGAGCGGGCCGGTAGCTGGAATCAGACTCCGCATGAGCGATAA
- a CDS encoding methylglyoxal synthase: MNNNTVSMADEKTIAIVAHDNKKQDLLAWAKFNREALAGHHLIATGTTGKLLATELDLPVTRLQSGPLGGDQQIGAKISEGKIDVLIFFWDPLEPHPHDPDVKALLRIAVVWNIPIACNRASADFLISSSLMPKSYERLVPDYEGHRNRLVRLDVA; encoded by the coding sequence ATGAACAACAATACGGTGTCGATGGCGGACGAGAAAACGATTGCGATTGTGGCGCACGATAATAAGAAGCAGGATCTCCTGGCCTGGGCGAAGTTTAACCGTGAGGCGCTGGCCGGGCATCATCTCATCGCAACCGGGACGACCGGCAAGCTGCTCGCGACGGAACTAGATCTGCCGGTGACCAGGTTGCAGAGCGGACCGCTAGGCGGGGATCAACAGATCGGCGCGAAGATCAGCGAAGGCAAGATCGACGTGCTGATATTCTTCTGGGACCCGCTGGAACCACATCCGCACGATCCGGACGTGAAAGCGCTGCTGCGCATCGCCGTCGTCTGGAATATTCCGATTGCCTGCAACCGGGCATCGGCGGATTTCCTTATCTCTTCCTCACTGATGCCGAAATCGTACGAGCGTCTTGTGCCGGATTATGAAGGGCACCGGAATCGGTTGGTGCGATTGGACGTGGCATAG